From Parambassis ranga chromosome 9, fParRan2.1, whole genome shotgun sequence, the proteins below share one genomic window:
- the eeig1a gene encoding protein FAM102A isoform X3 yields MAEFAGSGSTVRCCLLEGYDTKNTRQDNSILKVIIGMTLLSGDPCFKTPPSTAKSIFIPGQEHTLQLDCKGEGTAESGPAGGVSLGRASRPRPSIVSSGLLEESESNQSQSGPAEAFQSGHSRNSSYASQHSKISGYSTEHSCSSSLSDLTHRRNTSTGSSASGGLAFTADTPPEGEKDAGRPERPPRPPRPVLPPNRPSRRKQDSVESHPSWVNDTRMDADDIVEKIVQSQNFADISQTEDSNLRLFVSRDGTTALSGIRLGNRVSAGGYEPVVIESH; encoded by the exons ATGGCAGAGTTTGCGGGTTCTGGCTCCACCGTGCGCTGCTGCCTGCTGGAGGGGTACGACACCAAGAACACCCGGCAGGACAACTCCATActgaag GTGATCATCGGGATGACCCTGCTGTCCGGAGACCCGTGTTTCAAAAC GCCTCCGAGCACGGCCAAGTCCATCTTTATCCCCGGACAGGAACACACCCTGCAGCTGGACTGTAAGGGGGAGGGAACAGCCGAGTCCGGGCCGGCTGGAGGGGTGTCCCTGGGCCGGGCGAGCAGGCCTCGGCCCTCCATCGTCAGCTCAG GTCTGCTGGAGGAATCAGAGTCTAACCAGAGCCAGTCCGGTCCAGCTGAAGCCTTCCAGTCGGGTCACTCGCGCAACTCCAGCTACGCCAGCCAGCACAGCAAAATCTCAG GCTACAGCACCGAGcactcctgctcctccagcctGTCAGACCTCACCCATCGCAGGAATACCTCCACAGGAAGCAGCGCCTCCGGGGGTTTGGCCTTCACTGCTGACACACCTCCAGAGGGAGAAAAGGACGCCGGACGTCCAGAGAGACCCCCCAGACCGCCGCGGCCGGTCTTACCCCCGAACAGGCCCTCCAG GAGGAAGCAGGACTCGGTGGAGAGTCACCCCTCCTGGGTGAACGACACGCGCATGGACGCCGACGACATCGTGGAGAAAATCGTTCAAAGCCAAAACTTTGCAGACATCAGCCAGACTGAAG acAGTAACCTGCGCCTGTTCGTCAGCAGGGACGGAACCACGGCGCTCAGCGGCATCAGGCTCGGGAACAG GGTGTCTGCCGGCGGCTACGAGCCCGTGGTGATCGAGAGCCACTGA